The proteins below come from a single Leptospira ellinghausenii genomic window:
- a CDS encoding tetratricopeptide repeat protein gives MKKFFFFSLFGFLFLFFAMASEAIVSVKLQELRFGILRDQLMNYELSSQTLRERLKQMFLSKDDYMTEVKVNILESGIMNSETEGLDLKMSWKDKFGLYVINSVRFLNLKSPLELEEQQKTIIRLQFAFYMERTRKYPIASKKYQELEESITATLSDEMAFTLLHHGYCLVMMGDRDKAYVKLNKAIDLFPGSHYAENASLLISFLEDGQKKKEELKSKKKSPEELAYSLFQSGDYEETLKTLESLPTLTNDQSYIKARSMEELGKTSNAVKEYIQLVKQKENKEVAIRANRRLLLIGNFYQENKSLVAFSKEEATKLGDSKAAENIEEGKSLVLKPVIIEKILKTESSSNLSKEETTELNQIKDEIKLSLEDSKQETKNLALVVSEEKIPLVPETSPTTEKKAEAPPKNVSQSKEANVPLKLKVKLRDGREVVCDEVLIEGNLASLKLGSFGLNLPYDLIVSVQSSQPKKGKIKIGTNTGVAGESSKWIQNQSGDWVLSKDSENPVTRADVKYFRL, from the coding sequence ATGAAAAAGTTTTTCTTTTTCTCTTTATTTGGATTTTTATTCTTATTCTTTGCAATGGCTTCAGAAGCCATTGTAAGTGTTAAATTACAAGAATTAAGATTTGGAATCTTAAGAGACCAATTGATGAATTATGAACTTTCATCGCAAACTTTGCGTGAACGTTTAAAACAAATGTTTTTATCAAAAGATGATTATATGACGGAAGTCAAAGTGAATATCCTTGAATCTGGGATCATGAACTCAGAAACGGAAGGATTAGATCTTAAGATGAGTTGGAAAGATAAATTCGGTCTGTATGTCATCAATTCCGTTCGATTTCTCAATTTAAAATCCCCTCTCGAACTAGAAGAACAACAAAAAACAATCATTCGACTTCAATTTGCCTTTTATATGGAGAGAACGAGGAAATATCCAATTGCTTCCAAAAAATACCAAGAACTTGAAGAATCCATCACTGCTACTTTATCTGATGAGATGGCTTTCACTTTATTACACCACGGTTATTGTTTGGTAATGATGGGTGACCGTGACAAAGCGTATGTAAAACTTAACAAAGCTATCGATTTGTTTCCAGGATCTCATTACGCAGAAAACGCATCTCTTCTCATCAGTTTCCTTGAAGACGGACAAAAGAAAAAGGAAGAACTGAAATCCAAAAAGAAATCTCCGGAAGAATTGGCATATTCACTTTTCCAAAGTGGCGATTATGAAGAAACACTCAAAACTTTAGAAAGTTTACCTACACTCACCAATGACCAATCATATATCAAAGCGCGTTCGATGGAAGAACTGGGTAAAACTTCCAATGCAGTAAAAGAATACATCCAATTGGTAAAACAAAAAGAAAATAAAGAAGTGGCAATTCGTGCCAATCGAAGGTTACTCCTGATCGGAAATTTTTACCAAGAGAACAAATCATTAGTTGCCTTTTCGAAAGAAGAAGCAACCAAATTGGGTGATAGTAAAGCCGCAGAAAATATTGAAGAAGGAAAAAGTTTAGTCCTTAAACCTGTCATCATTGAAAAAATCCTAAAAACAGAAAGTTCATCCAATTTGTCAAAAGAGGAAACAACTGAACTCAACCAAATTAAAGACGAAATCAAACTTTCGTTAGAGGATTCTAAACAAGAAACAAAAAATTTAGCCTTAGTTGTTTCAGAGGAAAAAATACCACTGGTTCCAGAAACAAGTCCTACAACGGAAAAAAAGGCAGAAGCTCCTCCAAAGAATGTTTCACAAAGTAAAGAGGCTAATGTCCCTCTCAAATTGAAAGTGAAGTTAAGAGATGGCAGGGAAGTTGTCTGTGATGAAGTCCTCATTGAAGGAAACTTAGCAAGTCTGAAATTAGGAAGTTTTGGTTTGAATTTGCCTTATGATTTGATTGTGTCGGTCCAATCAAGCCAACCCAAAAAAGGGAAAATTAAAATTGGAACGAACACTGGCGTTGCAGGTGAGTCGTCAAAATGGATACAAAACCAAAGTGGAGATTGGGTATTGTCGAAGGATTCGGAAAATCCCGTGACTCGAGCCGATGTTAAGTACTTTCGGCTCTAG
- a CDS encoding PP2C family protein-serine/threonine phosphatase produces MNKSKIKTTNSLRFKIGLFYSLLAFLNIIFFTVMIFENQSDLLLKNFQFQSENLANTILTDIQTIGLSSERDESFEVFRKTLKLYEINKFSIFDAEGKILQTEPESNTTDLTIPDSVLKKTKEVSADKEGNLFKARYSLDLNESDFTVDFLLPIRLSDGREVFLYTHFNISSIQDRLKQLYIQVGYAVLWGVLFHIIFAILVYRAIFKRVGDLEIASKDMATGNLESRVNWKFKSDDELDSLGKSFNQMAEEIQNKVTTITRLNQEINQELQIGKEVQELFLPSVKKFKKFNIGKLYRPMREVSGDLYQYFQIPEKNFYGFFLADASGHGVSAALVTVVMAMSIQSIMKENPAPIHAINSLGEVIANRLQASFFATGVFVVFDEPGVVKFVNAGHNAPFIIRPSTKEVRFIDSSGPPLGMGDDIQYSLESFPVEPGDKIILYTDGVVETPIKEGGLFGLDRFTEVVLENIHLSNAEIVEKAMALLDEKHEEYKDDVTMLVLDVPE; encoded by the coding sequence GTGAACAAAAGCAAAATCAAAACGACGAATTCCTTACGCTTTAAGATTGGACTCTTTTATTCTCTCTTAGCCTTCCTTAATATCATCTTTTTTACGGTGATGATCTTCGAAAACCAATCAGATTTACTCTTAAAAAACTTCCAATTCCAATCGGAGAATTTAGCCAATACCATCCTCACCGACATCCAGACCATTGGACTGTCGAGTGAGAGGGATGAAAGTTTTGAAGTTTTCCGAAAAACTCTCAAACTTTACGAAATTAACAAATTTTCGATCTTTGATGCCGAAGGAAAAATCCTACAAACAGAACCAGAGTCAAATACGACAGATCTAACCATCCCTGATTCTGTTCTCAAAAAAACGAAGGAAGTATCCGCTGATAAAGAGGGGAATTTATTCAAAGCAAGATACAGTTTGGATTTAAATGAATCCGATTTTACTGTGGATTTTCTTTTACCAATTCGGCTCTCGGATGGAAGGGAAGTATTTTTATACACTCATTTTAATATCTCAAGCATCCAAGACAGACTAAAACAACTCTACATCCAAGTAGGTTATGCTGTCCTTTGGGGAGTTTTGTTTCATATCATTTTTGCAATCCTTGTGTATCGAGCGATCTTCAAACGTGTTGGTGATTTGGAAATTGCATCTAAGGATATGGCAACTGGAAATTTAGAATCAAGGGTCAATTGGAAATTCAAAAGTGATGACGAACTCGATAGTTTAGGTAAGTCATTTAACCAAATGGCAGAAGAGATTCAAAATAAGGTAACAACGATTACTCGCTTAAACCAAGAAATTAACCAAGAACTCCAAATTGGAAAAGAGGTTCAGGAACTCTTTTTACCATCAGTTAAAAAATTCAAAAAATTCAATATCGGAAAATTATACCGACCTATGAGAGAAGTTTCAGGTGATTTGTATCAGTACTTTCAAATTCCTGAAAAAAACTTTTATGGATTTTTTTTGGCGGATGCATCAGGACATGGAGTATCGGCGGCATTAGTAACGGTTGTTATGGCAATGTCTATTCAATCCATCATGAAAGAAAATCCAGCACCAATCCATGCAATTAATTCCTTAGGTGAAGTGATTGCAAATCGATTACAGGCTTCCTTTTTTGCAACGGGTGTTTTTGTGGTTTTTGATGAGCCGGGTGTTGTTAAATTTGTAAATGCAGGTCATAATGCACCATTTATCATACGACCATCCACAAAAGAAGTTCGGTTTATCGATAGTTCTGGTCCACCACTTGGAATGGGAGATGACATTCAGTATTCCCTAGAATCCTTTCCTGTAGAACCAGGAGATAAAATCATACTTTATACAGATGGGGTCGTGGAAACACCGATCAAAGAAGGTGGTTTGTTTGGTTTAGATCGTTTTACTGAAGTTGTTTTAGAGAACATTCATTTATCCAATGCTGAAATCGTAGAGAAGGCAATGGCACTTCTTGATGAAAAACATGAAGAATATAAGGATGATGTTACCATGTTAGTCCTTGATGTACCAGAATGA
- a CDS encoding LB_137 family protein: MFHIAKIRKIGPTLVFLGLVFLGMDLFADKIRLKSGEVLNGKVQNVTPTHVEWVDQGKRYKFPNEDVLGIDVGYDGLPACADYKTFGVEDCDLILTRLTKSSASFSKKSSPLELETIPIRKISTLKIQRESGLPVDRYIQFGAKGKWVFSNKEIFGTYKSIDRGKMNIETEEKKIESADALDFESFEYQNKSVIAKVIKEETPKVIPGYSSISEKKYGKAAILFGTAFLSGIGMAYEYNMSVKAINQDLEYIPTGDGRVFLFANTIGNDRYDFHRQRFTIYGVVFASILTYSFIDSFYLGQRESNKESSQAVYLKPMLDYKPQSIYNQLNVYTQKPNEFLQYGFSFESKF; this comes from the coding sequence ATGTTCCACATAGCAAAGATTCGTAAGATTGGACCTACCCTTGTTTTCCTTGGATTAGTCTTTTTGGGTATGGATCTGTTTGCAGACAAAATCCGCTTAAAATCGGGGGAAGTACTGAATGGAAAAGTCCAGAATGTAACCCCCACTCATGTGGAATGGGTGGACCAAGGCAAACGATATAAATTCCCCAATGAAGATGTGTTAGGCATTGATGTTGGTTATGATGGCCTCCCCGCCTGTGCTGATTACAAAACATTTGGGGTGGAAGACTGTGATTTGATCCTCACAAGACTCACAAAATCAAGCGCTAGTTTTTCCAAAAAAAGTAGTCCCTTAGAATTGGAAACAATCCCCATTCGAAAAATCTCAACACTAAAAATCCAAAGAGAATCTGGTCTCCCAGTCGATCGTTATATCCAATTTGGAGCCAAGGGGAAATGGGTATTTAGCAACAAAGAAATCTTCGGTACTTACAAATCCATTGACCGAGGAAAGATGAACATTGAAACAGAAGAAAAAAAAATAGAATCAGCTGACGCACTCGATTTTGAATCCTTCGAATACCAAAACAAATCGGTCATTGCAAAAGTGATTAAAGAAGAAACTCCAAAGGTGATTCCTGGATATTCATCCATTTCTGAGAAAAAATATGGCAAAGCAGCTATTTTGTTTGGAACCGCTTTCCTTTCAGGTATAGGAATGGCGTATGAGTACAATATGTCTGTTAAAGCAATCAACCAAGACCTTGAATACATCCCAACGGGAGACGGACGTGTATTCTTATTTGCTAATACTATCGGTAATGATCGTTATGATTTTCACAGGCAAAGGTTTACCATTTATGGAGTTGTCTTTGCGTCCATTTTGACATATAGTTTTATCGATAGTTTTTATTTAGGACAAAGAGAATCAAATAAAGAAAGTTCACAAGCCGTGTATTTAAAACCAATGTTAGACTACAAGCCACAATCAATTTACAACCAATTGAATGTGTATACACAAAAACCAAATGAGTTTTTACAATATGGTTTTAGTTTTGAATCTAAATTTTGA
- a CDS encoding PrsW family glutamic-type intramembrane protease, which produces MSIQISIPSLVIFLINLCTLAFYYSFYRFHFYRFTEGFLQYTALAFSLFSAGIAIGLQALFLQLVPSGGPIWNSFFLSSFVEEFAKLLGIYLFFSKNQDEFTVTDGIFYGLVLGGGFGLVENILYFINTGLWSQVLRSITALPIHMMNGGLVGAFTMMFLFHKNPIFKWGNLFTGLLVCVFFHGLYNLSLFQEIDLLLILPICILALFFLLEVTIAKSRILVPGHILKLMDMSMEEYEILSRHNRHEGWIQNVQKHISTSGIRLFQYPNLRHTILTIFFLVPGILSIYLLYDAPEWIGRKFPDLALQDYFALFVMYPIVLALMFFFAGILNPYFFRDRMLAVPLFSSVDMRVENKEENSAIFHIKANLFYLPTSQNYEKDTKASFDLWLGLNCFSGLKGKVLWSRENEEGNCGVMCQLDSIPFAFLLKWNYFRMKQNLKNLFLRKVQV; this is translated from the coding sequence ATGTCCATTCAAATCTCCATACCTAGTCTGGTCATTTTTCTCATTAATCTTTGTACTCTTGCGTTTTATTATTCGTTCTATCGTTTCCATTTTTATCGTTTTACTGAAGGATTTCTCCAATACACAGCTCTCGCTTTTTCCTTATTTAGCGCGGGGATTGCCATTGGGTTACAAGCACTGTTTTTACAATTGGTACCGAGTGGCGGACCCATTTGGAATTCTTTTTTTCTCTCTTCCTTTGTTGAAGAGTTTGCGAAGTTACTTGGCATTTATCTCTTCTTTAGTAAAAACCAAGATGAGTTCACTGTGACTGATGGAATTTTTTATGGGTTGGTTTTGGGAGGAGGGTTTGGGTTAGTTGAAAACATACTCTATTTTATCAACACTGGACTTTGGTCGCAAGTATTAAGATCCATCACGGCACTTCCCATTCATATGATGAATGGTGGACTCGTTGGTGCCTTTACAATGATGTTTCTCTTTCATAAAAATCCAATTTTTAAATGGGGGAATTTGTTCACTGGATTGTTGGTTTGTGTTTTTTTCCATGGGTTGTATAATCTTTCTCTTTTCCAAGAAATTGACCTCCTTCTCATTTTACCCATTTGTATACTGGCCTTGTTTTTTTTATTGGAGGTTACGATTGCAAAATCAAGGATCCTCGTTCCAGGCCATATTTTAAAATTAATGGATATGAGTATGGAAGAGTATGAAATTTTGAGCAGGCACAATCGCCATGAGGGATGGATACAAAATGTCCAAAAACATATTTCCACTTCAGGCATTCGTTTATTCCAATACCCAAATCTCCGCCATACCATACTGACCATTTTCTTTTTAGTACCAGGAATTCTTTCTATTTATTTGTTATACGATGCACCTGAATGGATTGGAAGAAAATTTCCAGACTTGGCTCTACAAGATTATTTTGCTCTCTTTGTGATGTACCCAATCGTTCTTGCTTTGATGTTTTTCTTTGCTGGAATTTTAAATCCCTATTTTTTTAGAGATCGAATGCTTGCTGTACCATTATTTAGTTCTGTTGATATGCGTGTTGAGAATAAAGAGGAAAACTCAGCTATTTTTCACATCAAAGCCAATTTGTTTTATTTACCAACCTCACAAAACTATGAAAAGGATACAAAAGCTAGTTTTGATTTATGGTTAGGGCTCAATTGTTTTTCCGGATTAAAAGGAAAAGTACTTTGGAGTCGTGAGAATGAAGAAGGGAATTGTGGAGTGATGTGCCAACTTGATTCCATTCCATTTGCATTTTTATTAAAATGGAACTACTTTCGTATGAAACAAAATTTAAAAAACCTATTTCTTAGGAAAGTACAAGTATAA
- a CDS encoding vWA domain-containing protein → MFLDFFYNLRKETVPCSTGELIAFLESIRKLTDPTGYISLEQLYRVGRLNFAKDLKHYDSYDLAFGKTFGSWKEQRIQFRDLLMEWLEENIPKDLSEEQKQNAPNLSMEEVIEELKKRLAEQKERHDGGSKWVGTSGTSPFGNSGFNPNGLSIGGNTEGEGNRSGVSLWNERKYKAYREDEILDTRSIQLALKELRFLKKEGKRELHVDKTIDKTCENGGEIELVEERERKNSLRLVLIMDIGGSMTPHSDRVSKLFSASRGLYHFKEVHNYFFHNIFHEFLYANHEFQSRISLKHFEEKYRKNTKLIFVGDAYMAPYELMGTPYNVYAYHSQSKEEKEKKAKSGLECLKELVGYFPDSVWLNPEPKRFWGAPTIEAIEDVVPMFPLTIDGLRKAVKHLV, encoded by the coding sequence ATGTTCCTCGATTTTTTCTATAACCTGCGAAAAGAAACAGTTCCTTGTTCCACAGGAGAACTCATCGCATTTTTAGAAAGCATTCGTAAACTCACAGACCCCACAGGTTATATATCCCTTGAGCAGTTGTACCGAGTGGGAAGGCTCAATTTTGCAAAAGATTTAAAACACTATGATTCCTATGATTTAGCTTTTGGAAAAACATTTGGAAGTTGGAAGGAACAAAGGATTCAGTTTCGTGATCTCCTTATGGAATGGTTAGAAGAAAATATACCAAAAGATCTCTCGGAAGAACAAAAACAAAATGCACCTAACCTCAGTATGGAAGAGGTCATTGAAGAATTAAAAAAACGACTCGCCGAACAAAAAGAACGGCATGATGGCGGAAGTAAGTGGGTTGGAACTTCTGGCACAAGTCCTTTTGGAAATTCTGGTTTTAATCCCAATGGTCTATCGATTGGTGGCAATACGGAGGGAGAAGGGAATCGCTCTGGTGTTAGCCTTTGGAATGAACGAAAGTACAAAGCATATAGGGAAGATGAAATTTTAGACACTCGTTCCATCCAATTAGCCCTAAAGGAACTTCGGTTTTTGAAAAAGGAAGGAAAACGAGAACTCCATGTTGACAAAACCATAGATAAAACTTGTGAAAATGGTGGAGAAATTGAACTTGTAGAAGAACGAGAACGAAAAAATTCCCTTAGGCTTGTACTCATTATGGACATTGGTGGGAGTATGACCCCACATTCTGACAGGGTAAGTAAATTATTCAGTGCCAGCCGAGGGTTGTATCATTTCAAAGAAGTCCATAATTATTTTTTCCATAATATCTTTCACGAATTCCTATATGCAAATCACGAATTCCAATCACGGATTTCCTTAAAACATTTTGAAGAAAAGTATAGGAAAAATACAAAACTAATTTTTGTAGGGGATGCTTATATGGCTCCTTATGAACTTATGGGAACACCTTATAATGTGTATGCGTATCATTCCCAATCGAAGGAAGAAAAGGAAAAAAAAGCGAAGAGTGGTCTCGAATGTTTGAAGGAACTGGTTGGTTATTTCCCTGATTCTGTTTGGCTAAACCCAGAACCTAAACGTTTTTGGGGAGCACCTACCATTGAGGCCATCGAAGATGTTGTACCAATGTTTCCACTCACGATAGATGGCCTCAGAAAAGCGGTCAAACATTTGGTTTGA
- a CDS encoding AAA family ATPase, with translation MADYILSDDLKEAVQVAEITKRPLLLKGEPGTGKTLLASFLAETKNLPFYRWHIKSTSLAKEGLYFYDAVSRLNDSRFPDEEAMNRVRDVRNYIRLGALGEAFLHPKKSVVLIDEIDKADIEFPNDLLLELDKMEFFIPETKEHIVAKERPIVIITSNNEKELPDAFLRRCIFHYIEFPKRESMKEIIKAHYPSIETEFMEKALAMFYSIRKIESLRKKPSTSELLDWIQVLLISGETLESNKIPFAGTLFKSEDDYRVYLN, from the coding sequence ATGGCAGATTATATCCTATCAGATGATTTAAAAGAAGCAGTACAAGTGGCAGAGATCACAAAACGTCCGCTCCTTTTGAAAGGGGAACCTGGAACAGGAAAAACCCTTCTCGCAAGTTTCCTTGCCGAAACCAAAAATCTCCCTTTTTACCGGTGGCATATCAAATCAACGAGCCTTGCTAAAGAAGGATTGTATTTTTACGATGCGGTTTCCAGGCTCAATGACTCTCGTTTCCCTGATGAAGAAGCAATGAACCGGGTACGGGATGTTAGAAACTACATTCGACTTGGTGCTCTTGGCGAAGCCTTCCTGCATCCAAAAAAGTCTGTAGTCCTCATTGACGAAATCGATAAAGCGGACATTGAATTCCCGAATGATTTGTTACTCGAACTAGATAAAATGGAATTTTTTATCCCTGAAACCAAAGAACACATTGTAGCCAAGGAACGTCCGATCGTCATCATCACTTCCAATAATGAAAAGGAACTTCCAGATGCGTTTTTACGTCGTTGTATTTTCCATTACATAGAATTTCCTAAACGAGAGTCGATGAAGGAAATCATCAAAGCCCATTATCCTTCCATTGAAACAGAATTTATGGAAAAAGCGCTCGCTATGTTTTATTCTATTCGCAAAATAGAAAGCCTCCGAAAAAAACCATCAACCAGCGAATTATTGGATTGGATCCAAGTTTTACTGATTTCGGGAGAAACATTGGAATCGAATAAAATCCCCTTTGCCGGAACTTTATTCAAATCGGAAGATGATTACAGGGTATACTTAAACTAA
- a CDS encoding amidohydrolase: protein MAVIKIAIYQKNLHKRFTHEEIVKIQQSKAHFLILPEGYPHLFQSVSPKEGTKHEKEYQDHILEISEKFSGVILGGSHYRNNENGKLVAALPIVQSLVLVDFYEKKTPNKTVDIEVKEGVTESIFIMGGLRFGLLLGEDIQNKAIWDEFKKENIEIIFHLDTAKPDRNYEDDLSDYEKLAKEKNIHLIRVCGPTDGKPARSLYASPSGINWKVGKIEEDKDVFKTLSVNVMRSYLL, encoded by the coding sequence ATGGCAGTCATAAAAATCGCAATTTATCAAAAAAATCTGCACAAACGATTCACCCATGAAGAAATTGTTAAAATCCAACAAAGTAAGGCACATTTTTTAATCCTCCCGGAAGGTTACCCACACCTATTCCAAAGTGTTTCTCCCAAAGAAGGAACTAAACACGAAAAAGAATACCAAGATCATATCTTAGAAATTTCTGAAAAATTTTCTGGTGTAATCCTTGGTGGTAGTCACTATCGAAACAATGAAAATGGGAAACTGGTGGCTGCTTTACCAATTGTCCAATCACTAGTGTTAGTTGATTTTTATGAGAAAAAAACACCTAACAAAACTGTAGACATCGAAGTGAAAGAAGGTGTTACCGAGTCCATCTTCATTATGGGTGGTCTTCGTTTTGGTTTATTATTAGGTGAAGATATCCAAAACAAAGCCATATGGGACGAATTCAAAAAGGAAAATATTGAAATTATTTTCCATTTGGATACAGCAAAACCCGATCGAAATTATGAAGATGATTTAAGCGATTACGAGAAACTTGCAAAGGAAAAAAACATCCATTTAATTCGTGTTTGTGGACCTACTGATGGAAAACCGGCTAGAAGTTTGTATGCATCTCCCTCCGGAATCAATTGGAAAGTGGGAAAAATTGAAGAAGATAAAGATGTTTTTAAAACTTTATCTGTCAATGTGATGAGAAGTTATTTATTATAA
- a CDS encoding lipoprotein signal peptidase — protein sequence MKLPNTPFFSVFKPGYLAFVAFGLFLDLLTKYIIITKMYAHESIPVLGDFFRLSLTFNTGFVFGLFQDNALPSLFATGFAIVFLIFYRWQNSDLGNVWGWNFVMAGAFGNFLDKFFVKIPGTGFRFGFSPEKPGIEFIGVVDFLDFEWPDFLLFDRWPAFNVADSCVSIGIVILLFTMDWKELDKK from the coding sequence ATGAAATTACCTAACACACCATTTTTTTCTGTATTTAAACCTGGTTACTTGGCATTTGTGGCCTTTGGACTTTTTTTGGATTTACTCACTAAATATATCATTATTACAAAGATGTACGCGCATGAAAGTATTCCTGTGTTAGGTGATTTTTTTAGATTATCACTTACATTTAATACTGGGTTTGTATTTGGATTATTCCAAGACAATGCTTTACCTTCTTTATTCGCAACAGGATTTGCGATTGTCTTTTTAATCTTTTATCGGTGGCAAAATTCTGATCTAGGAAATGTTTGGGGTTGGAACTTTGTCATGGCAGGTGCCTTTGGCAATTTTTTGGATAAATTTTTTGTCAAAATTCCTGGAACTGGATTTCGATTTGGATTTAGCCCTGAAAAACCTGGAATCGAATTCATTGGAGTTGTCGATTTCTTAGATTTTGAATGGCCAGATTTTTTACTCTTTGACAGATGGCCTGCGTTTAATGTAGCCGATTCTTGTGTTTCTATCGGTATTGTTATTTTATTATTTACGATGGATTGGAAAGAATTGGATAAAAAGTAA
- a CDS encoding ABC1 kinase family protein produces MKPNKNRSVSIYSFVFKTYLQYLYLTKWFKRISSKEKYETKRILFLKKKGIETKNLFFQLGGVYIKIGQFVSNLFHILPEEFLWELQDLQDKIPPRDFIEINERWELDFGKSMSELFETLDKVSYASASTAQVHIGTYQSKKVAIKTLYPGIEETAKSDLKTISKVVWIIDRFVFKISGKEVIEQLQSMIHAELDLRTELKNLKILKQMFALEKDFYIPNPIEELCGRHTLVTEFVEGKKITELVGEPLYSKRNPNLEKLIKAYILMVFEYRFFHADPHPGNLIFMETGELCLIDFGAVQSISEEETQILERILVGAMRKDYHLVAESMYELGAVTESLSKEELTKIVKYSLEKLNRILADTNHFRNLSLDTLRPGDDLRFLKEIQVSLKQLLASLKLPPNFLSLHRVLALLLGNFSYLDPTRSMIEYAEKPFSQIVLKGSSFKKLWRDEGEEFLTSLFSLPKELNDFLYKWNRGEFQPKEDHKWAELKLREILTFGILGTLFFYFGMHYAEKLWKEPSIIFYILSGLSFWSLAKSSLSFWKLK; encoded by the coding sequence ATGAAACCAAACAAGAATCGATCAGTATCTATATATTCATTTGTTTTCAAAACATACCTTCAATATCTTTATCTTACGAAATGGTTCAAAAGGATATCCTCAAAAGAGAAGTATGAAACAAAACGGATTCTGTTTCTAAAAAAGAAAGGGATCGAAACTAAGAACTTATTCTTTCAATTAGGTGGAGTTTACATTAAAATTGGGCAATTTGTCAGTAACCTGTTTCATATCCTACCTGAAGAATTCCTTTGGGAATTACAGGACCTACAAGATAAAATTCCTCCAAGAGACTTTATTGAAATCAATGAGCGTTGGGAGTTAGATTTTGGAAAATCAATGTCGGAGCTCTTTGAAACATTAGACAAAGTATCCTATGCAAGTGCATCCACTGCCCAAGTCCATATTGGAACATACCAAAGCAAAAAAGTAGCAATTAAAACTTTATACCCAGGGATTGAAGAGACAGCCAAGTCGGACCTAAAAACGATTTCTAAAGTTGTTTGGATCATTGATCGTTTTGTTTTCAAAATATCAGGGAAAGAGGTGATCGAACAATTACAATCCATGATCCATGCTGAATTGGATCTTAGAACCGAATTAAAGAATTTAAAAATCCTCAAACAAATGTTTGCTTTAGAAAAAGATTTTTACATTCCCAATCCCATTGAGGAACTCTGCGGTCGGCATACATTAGTCACTGAATTTGTAGAAGGAAAGAAGATTACTGAATTAGTAGGAGAACCTCTTTATTCCAAACGGAATCCAAATTTAGAAAAATTAATCAAAGCTTATATCTTAATGGTTTTTGAGTATCGTTTTTTTCATGCAGATCCTCATCCAGGGAACTTGATTTTTATGGAAACGGGAGAATTGTGCTTAATCGATTTTGGTGCAGTTCAGTCAATCTCCGAAGAAGAAACACAAATCCTCGAGCGAATTTTAGTGGGAGCGATGCGGAAAGATTACCATCTGGTTGCGGAATCTATGTATGAATTAGGTGCCGTCACAGAATCTTTATCGAAAGAAGAACTCACCAAGATCGTAAAATACTCATTGGAAAAACTAAATCGCATTTTAGCAGATACAAACCATTTTAGAAACTTAAGTTTAGATACATTACGTCCAGGTGATGATCTCCGATTTTTAAAAGAAATCCAAGTCAGCCTAAAACAATTATTAGCCAGCTTAAAACTACCACCAAATTTCCTAAGTTTACATAGAGTATTAGCATTACTTCTTGGAAATTTCTCCTATTTAGATCCAACACGATCCATGATAGAATATGCGGAAAAACCATTTTCACAGATCGTACTTAAAGGAAGTAGTTTTAAGAAACTTTGGCGGGATGAGGGGGAAGAGTTTCTTACGAGTTTGTTTTCTTTACCAAAAGAACTAAACGATTTTTTGTATAAATGGAATCGAGGTGAATTTCAGCCAAAGGAAGATCATAAATGGGCTGAGTTAAAACTTCGAGAAATTCTCACTTTTGGAATTTTAGGTACACTATTTTTCTATTTTGGAATGCATTATGCGGAAAAATTATGGAAAGAACCAAGCATAATTTTTTATATACTATCAGGACTTAGTTTCTGGTCGCTTGCAAAATCCAGTCTAAGTTTCTGGAAACTAAAATAA